In the Corythoichthys intestinalis isolate RoL2023-P3 chromosome 12, ASM3026506v1, whole genome shotgun sequence genome, one interval contains:
- the itga4 gene encoding integrin alpha-4 isoform X1 has protein sequence MARPRAPVLILLPAVTLVLVSGYTLDTDHAAYLSGVPGSMFGYSVLLHGHGARSWLVAGAPVDNSSSSSTPGGIYRCEIATEEQRCQLVPAADVSQCGKTCKADSERQWLGVSLSRQPGDGGHVLACAHRWKNVFYSSNDGQNNKLPHGICYRYDGNLTRAQPIIPCYRDHQRKFGEEYGSCQAGMSNQLTQDLIVMGAPGTSYWTGSVLVFNTSAGVMSAYLDDDGSAGFGSYLGYSVDAGHFLDAAGTEVVGGAPQYNQRGKVFVFSVDGNILRVLTHVTGTELGSYFGASVRAADLNGDGLSDLLVGAPMATGASREEGRVHVYINRGQANLAEAEFQLSGGDAHAARFGEAIADLGDLDDDGYPEVAVGAPQEDDLNGAVYIYNGGKNGISRTPSQRITGATLGRDLRMFGRSLSAGVDVDRNGYPDVAVGAFLSDAAVVLRSRPVLRAAASLVLPDGVRRRAAGLELSVCFRLASGRYEGAVELEYNVTSDLLRRPSFPPRFYFHGDGSSDGTGGRVRLRPGRLACARHAARRAKDVRDIFTPLRFEVSYNLRRGNAHKHSRKLFPPLRPILQRAAGSRNTVSNQTHFIRSCSLANCSADLRLDAALVLPENADYLALGGDGGLTLEARVTSAGDDAFLPRLTLRFHRHLHYVKVLRNEDKAVSCDVTQGVDSETAEVDCGFSGLILASGSQVNISFLLDVNQNATPGDLFLHASVSSENPESSQYLGDNAAALSVPLKYAVDVDVHGSVTPTSFAFGDEDATPVECYSQTFNYTYKVLNRGPSRSPDTLMEITLPKLLSPYPHRLLRVADWQSSQGACVLSDDTAAVADDCDVPRASFIKRLVFFFSPASTRHMFCGRGDPLCERLLCRLGTLEAGGDAAVHIRARLNPDVLLQAPGRHGAVRLESGAVVSWPPDDRRAVLNQERPFARVVVEAHFTQKPSTPIKVFIIVVSLLLGLSILAVLVWCLWKAGFFKRDLQKKEEEDEFKRDSWDYVPKRSNRESAS, from the exons ATGGCGCGTCCCCGCGCCCCGGTTCTGATCCTGTTGCCGGCGGTGACGCTGGTCCTGGTGTCGGGGTACACGCTAGACACGGATCACGCGGCGTACCTGTCCGGCGTTCCGGGGTCCATGTTCGGCTACTCGGTGCTGCTCCACGGGCACGGCGCGCGCAGCTG GTTGGTGGCGGGAGCTCCGGTGGACaactcttcttcttcttcgacTCCGGGCGGAATCTACCGCTGCGAAATTGCAACAGAGGAGCAGAGATGTCAGCTGGTGCCTGCCGCcg ACGTATCGCAGTGCGGGAAGACGTGCAAGGCCGACAGCGAGCGCCAGTGGTTGGGCGTCAGTCTGTCCCGACAACCCGGAGACGGAGGACACGTCCTG GCGTGCGCACACCGATGGAAGAACGTCTTCTACTCCAGCAACGACGGGCAGAACAACAAACTGCCCCACGGCATTTGCTACCGCTACGACGGAAACCTCACCCGCGCGCAGCCCATCATCCCCTGCTACAGAG ACCACCAGAGGAAATTCGGCGAGGAGTACGGCTCGTGTCAGGCCGGAATGTCCAACCAACTGACTCAG GACCTGATTGTCATGGGCGCTCCGGGGACGTCGTACTGGACCGGCTCCGTGCTGGTCTTCAACACTTCCGCCGGCGTCATGTCCGCCTACCTGGACGACGACGGCTCGGCGGGCTTCGGAAGCTACCTGG GCTACTCCGTGGacgcgggtcacttcctggacgCCGCCGGCACGGAGGTAGTGGGCGGGGCTCCGCAGTACAACCAGCGAGGAAAA GTGTTCGTCTTCTCGGTGGACGGCAACATCCTACGCGTCTTAACTCACGTGACGGGGACAGAG CTGGGCTCCTACTTTGGCGCCAGCGTGCGGGCGGCGGACCTGAACGGCGACGGCCTGTCGGATCTCTTGGTGGGCGCTCCCATGGCGACGGGCGCCAGCAGGGAGGAAGGGCGCGTCCACGTCTACATCAACCGAGGCCAG GCTAACCTAGCGGAGGCGGAGTTTCAGTTGAGCGGGGGCGATGCTCACGCCGCTCGATTCGGAGAGGCCATCGCCGACCTGGGAGACCTGGACGACGACGGTTACCCCG AGGTGGCGGTGGGCGCCCCCCAGGAGGACGACCTGAACGGGGCCGTGTACATTTACAACGGCGGAAAGAACGGCATCTCGCGAACGCCGTCGCAG AGGATCACCGGGGCGACGTTGGGTCGTGACCTCCGGATGTTCGGACGGTCGCTGAGCGCGGGCGTGGACGTAGACCGCAATGGTTACCCAG ACGTGGCCGTGGGCGCGTTCCTCTCGGACGCCGCCGTCGTCCTCAG GTCTCGCCCCGTCCTGCGGGCGGCGGCCTCGTTGGTCCTGCCCGACGGCGTTCGGCGGCGGGCGGCCGGCCTGGAGCTGTCCGTTTGTTTCCGCCTCGCTTCCGGGCGGTACGAGGGCGCCGTGGAGCTGGAGTACAACGTGACCTCCGACCTCCTCCGCCGGCCCTCCTTCCCGCCCCGTTTCTATTTCCACGGCGACGGCTCGTCCGACGGCACGGGGGGCCGCGTCAGGCTGCGGCCGGGGCGGCTCGCCTGCGCCCGCCACGCGGCCCGACGCGCG AAGGACGTGCGGGACATTTTCACTCCGCTCCGTTTTGAAGTTTCCTACAACCTGCGGCGCGGCAACGCTCACAAACACTCGCGCAAACTCTTCCCGCCGTTGAGGCCCATCCTGCAGAGGGCGGCGGGGAGCCGCAATACCGTCAGTAACCAG ACGCATTTCATCCGCTCGTGCTCGCTGGCCAACTGTTCCGCGGACCTGCGACTGGACGCCGCGCTGGTCCTCCCGGA GAACGCCGACTACCTGGCGCTGGGAGGCGACGGCGGCTTAACGCTGGAAGCTCGGGTGACGTCGGCCGGAGACGACGCCTTTCTGCCGCGTCTGACGCTGCGCTTCCACCGCCACCTTCACTACGTCAAAGTGCTCCGCAAC GAGGACAAGGCGGTGAGTTGCGACGTGACGCAGGGAGTCGACAGCGAGACGGCGGAAGTCGACTGCGGCTTCTCCGGCCTCATCCTGGCGTCGGGCTCGCAG GTCAACATCAGCTTCCTGTTGGACGTGAACCAGAACGCGACACCCGGGGACCTCTTCCTTCACGCTAGCGTCAGCAG CGAGAACCCGGAAAGTTCCCAATACCTCGGCGACAACGCGGCGGCCTTGTCGGTCCCTCTCAAGTACGCGGTGGATGTGGACGTCCACGG TTCGGTGACGCCGACTTCGTTTGCGTTCGGGGACGAAGACGCCACGCCCGTTGAGTGCTACTCGCAAACCTTCAACTACACCTACAAG GTGTTGAATCGGGGGCCCAGCCGCTCGCCAGACACACTGATGGAAATCACGCTCCCCAAGCTGTTGTCGCCGTACCCTCACAGGTTGCTCCGTGTGGCGGACTGGCAG TCGTCGCAAGGCGCCTGCGTCCTCAGCGACGACACCGCGGCCGTGGCGGACGACTGCGACGTCCCGCGGGCTTCCTTCATCAAACGGCTGGTCTTCTTCTTCTCGCCCGCCTCCACGCGCCACATG TTCTGCGGGCGCGGCGACCCGCTGTGCGAACGTCTGCTGTGCCGCTTGGGCACCCTGGAAGCCGGAGGAGACGCCGCCGTTCATATACGCGCGCGACTCAACCCCGACGTCCTGCTGCAAGCGCCG GGTCGCCACGGCGCGGTGAGGCTGGAGAGCGGGGCCGTGGTGTCGTGGCCTCCGGACGACCGGCGCGCCGTCCTGAACCAGGAGAGACCTTTCGCGCGG GTGGTGGTGGAGGCGCACTTCACGCAAAAACCTTCCACGCCCATCAAAGTCTTCATCATTGTGGTCAGTTTGCTCCTGGGTCTCAGCATCTTGGCGGTGCTCGTTTGGTGCTTGTGGAAG GCGGGTTTCTTCAAGCGCGACTTGCAGAAGAAAGAGGAGGAAGACGAGTTCAAACGCGACAGCTGGGACTACGTCCCCAAACGCAGCAACCGGGAGAGCGCGTCCTAA
- the itga4 gene encoding integrin alpha-4 isoform X2, giving the protein MARPRAPVLILLPAVTLVLVSGYTLDTDHAAYLSGVPGSMFGYSVLLHGHGARSWLVAGAPVDNSSSSSTPGGIYRCEIATEEQRCQLVPAADVSQCGKTCKADSERQWLGVSLSRQPGDGGHVLACAHRWKNVFYSSNDGQNNKLPHGICYRYDGNLTRAQPIIPCYRDHQRKFGEEYGSCQAGMSNQLTQDLIVMGAPGTSYWTGSVLVFNTSAGVMSAYLDDDGSAGFGSYLGYSVDAGHFLDAAGTEVVGGAPQYNQRGKVFVFSVDGNILRVLTHVTGTELGSYFGASVRAADLNGDGLSDLLVGAPMATGASREEGRVHVYINRGQANLAEAEFQLSGGDAHAARFGEAIADLGDLDDDGYPEVAVGAPQEDDLNGAVYIYNGGKNGISRTPSQRITGATLGRDLRMFGRSLSAGVDVDRNGYPDVAVGAFLSDAAVVLRSRPVLRAAASLVLPDGVRRRAAGLELSVCFRLASGRYEGAVELEYNVTSDLLRRPSFPPRFYFHGDGSSDGTGGRVRLRPGRLACARHAARRAKDVRDIFTPLRFEVSYNLRRGNAHKHSRKLFPPLRPILQRAAGSRNTVSNQVNISFLLDVNQNATPGDLFLHASVSSENPESSQYLGDNAAALSVPLKYAVDVDVHGSVTPTSFAFGDEDATPVECYSQTFNYTYKVLNRGPSRSPDTLMEITLPKLLSPYPHRLLRVADWQSSQGACVLSDDTAAVADDCDVPRASFIKRLVFFFSPASTRHMFCGRGDPLCERLLCRLGTLEAGGDAAVHIRARLNPDVLLQAPGRHGAVRLESGAVVSWPPDDRRAVLNQERPFARVVVEAHFTQKPSTPIKVFIIVVSLLLGLSILAVLVWCLWKAGFFKRDLQKKEEEDEFKRDSWDYVPKRSNRESAS; this is encoded by the exons ATGGCGCGTCCCCGCGCCCCGGTTCTGATCCTGTTGCCGGCGGTGACGCTGGTCCTGGTGTCGGGGTACACGCTAGACACGGATCACGCGGCGTACCTGTCCGGCGTTCCGGGGTCCATGTTCGGCTACTCGGTGCTGCTCCACGGGCACGGCGCGCGCAGCTG GTTGGTGGCGGGAGCTCCGGTGGACaactcttcttcttcttcgacTCCGGGCGGAATCTACCGCTGCGAAATTGCAACAGAGGAGCAGAGATGTCAGCTGGTGCCTGCCGCcg ACGTATCGCAGTGCGGGAAGACGTGCAAGGCCGACAGCGAGCGCCAGTGGTTGGGCGTCAGTCTGTCCCGACAACCCGGAGACGGAGGACACGTCCTG GCGTGCGCACACCGATGGAAGAACGTCTTCTACTCCAGCAACGACGGGCAGAACAACAAACTGCCCCACGGCATTTGCTACCGCTACGACGGAAACCTCACCCGCGCGCAGCCCATCATCCCCTGCTACAGAG ACCACCAGAGGAAATTCGGCGAGGAGTACGGCTCGTGTCAGGCCGGAATGTCCAACCAACTGACTCAG GACCTGATTGTCATGGGCGCTCCGGGGACGTCGTACTGGACCGGCTCCGTGCTGGTCTTCAACACTTCCGCCGGCGTCATGTCCGCCTACCTGGACGACGACGGCTCGGCGGGCTTCGGAAGCTACCTGG GCTACTCCGTGGacgcgggtcacttcctggacgCCGCCGGCACGGAGGTAGTGGGCGGGGCTCCGCAGTACAACCAGCGAGGAAAA GTGTTCGTCTTCTCGGTGGACGGCAACATCCTACGCGTCTTAACTCACGTGACGGGGACAGAG CTGGGCTCCTACTTTGGCGCCAGCGTGCGGGCGGCGGACCTGAACGGCGACGGCCTGTCGGATCTCTTGGTGGGCGCTCCCATGGCGACGGGCGCCAGCAGGGAGGAAGGGCGCGTCCACGTCTACATCAACCGAGGCCAG GCTAACCTAGCGGAGGCGGAGTTTCAGTTGAGCGGGGGCGATGCTCACGCCGCTCGATTCGGAGAGGCCATCGCCGACCTGGGAGACCTGGACGACGACGGTTACCCCG AGGTGGCGGTGGGCGCCCCCCAGGAGGACGACCTGAACGGGGCCGTGTACATTTACAACGGCGGAAAGAACGGCATCTCGCGAACGCCGTCGCAG AGGATCACCGGGGCGACGTTGGGTCGTGACCTCCGGATGTTCGGACGGTCGCTGAGCGCGGGCGTGGACGTAGACCGCAATGGTTACCCAG ACGTGGCCGTGGGCGCGTTCCTCTCGGACGCCGCCGTCGTCCTCAG GTCTCGCCCCGTCCTGCGGGCGGCGGCCTCGTTGGTCCTGCCCGACGGCGTTCGGCGGCGGGCGGCCGGCCTGGAGCTGTCCGTTTGTTTCCGCCTCGCTTCCGGGCGGTACGAGGGCGCCGTGGAGCTGGAGTACAACGTGACCTCCGACCTCCTCCGCCGGCCCTCCTTCCCGCCCCGTTTCTATTTCCACGGCGACGGCTCGTCCGACGGCACGGGGGGCCGCGTCAGGCTGCGGCCGGGGCGGCTCGCCTGCGCCCGCCACGCGGCCCGACGCGCG AAGGACGTGCGGGACATTTTCACTCCGCTCCGTTTTGAAGTTTCCTACAACCTGCGGCGCGGCAACGCTCACAAACACTCGCGCAAACTCTTCCCGCCGTTGAGGCCCATCCTGCAGAGGGCGGCGGGGAGCCGCAATACCGTCAGTAACCAG GTCAACATCAGCTTCCTGTTGGACGTGAACCAGAACGCGACACCCGGGGACCTCTTCCTTCACGCTAGCGTCAGCAG CGAGAACCCGGAAAGTTCCCAATACCTCGGCGACAACGCGGCGGCCTTGTCGGTCCCTCTCAAGTACGCGGTGGATGTGGACGTCCACGG TTCGGTGACGCCGACTTCGTTTGCGTTCGGGGACGAAGACGCCACGCCCGTTGAGTGCTACTCGCAAACCTTCAACTACACCTACAAG GTGTTGAATCGGGGGCCCAGCCGCTCGCCAGACACACTGATGGAAATCACGCTCCCCAAGCTGTTGTCGCCGTACCCTCACAGGTTGCTCCGTGTGGCGGACTGGCAG TCGTCGCAAGGCGCCTGCGTCCTCAGCGACGACACCGCGGCCGTGGCGGACGACTGCGACGTCCCGCGGGCTTCCTTCATCAAACGGCTGGTCTTCTTCTTCTCGCCCGCCTCCACGCGCCACATG TTCTGCGGGCGCGGCGACCCGCTGTGCGAACGTCTGCTGTGCCGCTTGGGCACCCTGGAAGCCGGAGGAGACGCCGCCGTTCATATACGCGCGCGACTCAACCCCGACGTCCTGCTGCAAGCGCCG GGTCGCCACGGCGCGGTGAGGCTGGAGAGCGGGGCCGTGGTGTCGTGGCCTCCGGACGACCGGCGCGCCGTCCTGAACCAGGAGAGACCTTTCGCGCGG GTGGTGGTGGAGGCGCACTTCACGCAAAAACCTTCCACGCCCATCAAAGTCTTCATCATTGTGGTCAGTTTGCTCCTGGGTCTCAGCATCTTGGCGGTGCTCGTTTGGTGCTTGTGGAAG GCGGGTTTCTTCAAGCGCGACTTGCAGAAGAAAGAGGAGGAAGACGAGTTCAAACGCGACAGCTGGGACTACGTCCCCAAACGCAGCAACCGGGAGAGCGCGTCCTAA